One Manduca sexta isolate Smith_Timp_Sample1 chromosome 26, JHU_Msex_v1.0, whole genome shotgun sequence genomic region harbors:
- the LOC119190701 gene encoding cell wall protein DAN4-like has product MIDESGMGSTESSNKAMATTQRTSTEMSTKQSTTTETSTPPTTETSTIQSITTTEMSTTQSTTPCAPTTMSSESTTTEPSTIKSTTTTTTTEIPTTQSTTPCAPTTLSSESTTSEPSTIKTTTTTEMSTTQSTTPCAPTTMTSESTTPEPSTIQSTTTTTITEMSTTQSTTPCAPTTLSSESTTSEPSTTQSTTSKVSTTQSAITETSQSTQTAMTQSISSATSTTAATTMQVSTTQSTPSQMSTTTSTTTTGSPISTMMTTTPAPKCDPTVYNRFIQGIIAYNGKLLNELVSATAGSSFVFSTTSIFYLLGNVGLFQTEPEIKETLTTLNLQNKEQIRCVYPENRIKFDKETSNMNYYYLDSVYVSMENPISDDFRDDSNIVFNNLVQNVNFTNRAQTTDEINQNIVKIPHQENNVSLIIVLPDSPSKINEVAKKLEDPQIKNQGISW; this is encoded by the exons ATGATTGACGAAtcag GAATGGGATCAACAGAGTCTTCAAACAAGGCAATGGCAACAACACAACGTACATCAACTGAAATGTCAACAAAACAGTCTACAACTACCGAAACGTCAACCCCACCAACAACTGAAACATCAACAATACAATCTATTACTACTACTGAAATGTCTACAACGCAATCTACAACACCGTGTGCACCTACAACAATGTCATCTGAATCTACTACGACAGAACCATCTACAATAAAATCTacaactactactactactactgaaATACCTACAACGCAATCTACAACACCGTGTGCACCTACAACTTTGTCATCTGAATCTACGACGTCAGAACCATCTACAATaaaaactactactactactgaaATGTCTACAACGCAATCTACAACACCGTGTGCACCTACAACAATGACATCTGAATCTACTACGCCAGAACCATCTACAATACaatctactactactactactattacTGAAATGTCTACAACGCAATCTACAACACCGTGTGCACCTACAACTTTGTCATCTGAATCTACGACGTCAGAACCATCTACAACTCAGTCTACCACGTCAAAAGTGTCAACAACACAGTCTGCAATCACAGAAACAAGTCAGTCTACACAGACAGCTATGACGCAATCGATTAGTTCGGCAACGTCAACAACAGCGGCTACGACGATGCAAGTATCTACAACACAGTCTACACCATCACAAATGTCTACAACTACTTCTACGACAACCACAG GATCACCAATATCAACAATGATGACTACAACACCGGCTCCAAAGTGTGACCCTACCGTTTATAACCGATTTATACAAGGCATCATAGCATACAACGGAAAACTGTTAAAT GAGCTTGTATCAGCCACAGCGGGAtcttcttttgtattttcaaCTACTTCTATATTTTATCTGCTAGGTAATGTAGGACTTTTTCAAACAGAAccagaaataaaagaaacattaacTACGCTgaatttacaaaacaaagaaCAG ATACGCTGTGTCTACCCAGAAAATAGAATTAAGTTCGACAAAGAAACAAGTAAcatgaattattattacttgGATAGCGTATACGTTTCAATGGAGAACCCAATCAGTGACGATTTCAGAGATGAttcaaacattgtttttaataatttggtacaaaatgttaattttaccaATCGCGCTCAAACTACAGATGAGATTAATCAAAAT ATTGTAAAAATACCACATCAAGAGAACAACGTATCACTAATAATTGTCCTGCCAGATAGTCCTAGTAAGATAAACGAGGTCGCTAAGAAACTTGAAGATCCacaa